One window of Desulfovibrio subterraneus genomic DNA carries:
- a CDS encoding YajQ family cyclic di-GMP-binding protein → MPSFDVVNKVDLQELDNAVNNVKKEVETRYDFRGTSTEITLDKGNKRVSILAADEMKMRAVAEMLQAHCIKRKLDPKVLEFKEFEPTSKGAIKRDVCIREGISKEQAQKIVKDIKASKIKVQASIQDDQVRVTGKKIDDLQEVIALLKGGEYDVPFQFVNMKS, encoded by the coding sequence ATGCCGTCCTTTGACGTCGTGAACAAAGTGGATTTGCAGGAACTCGACAACGCCGTGAACAACGTGAAGAAAGAGGTGGAAACCCGCTACGACTTCCGTGGTACCAGCACGGAAATTACGTTGGATAAGGGCAACAAGCGTGTCAGCATTCTTGCTGCCGACGAAATGAAGATGCGGGCCGTGGCAGAAATGCTGCAGGCGCACTGCATCAAGCGTAAACTCGATCCCAAGGTGCTGGAGTTCAAGGAGTTCGAGCCCACCTCAAAGGGTGCCATCAAGCGTGATGTCTGCATCCGCGAGGGCATAAGCAAGGAACAGGCACAGAAGATTGTCAAGGATATCAAGGCCAGCAAGATCAAGGTGCAGGCCTCCATTCAAGACGATCAGGTGCGCGTGACCGGCAAGAAGATCGACGATCTGCAGGAAGTCATTGCTCTGCTCAAGGGTGGAGAATACGACGTGCCTTTCCAGTTTGTGAACATGAAGTCCTGA